The Streptomyces sp. SS1-1 genome has a segment encoding these proteins:
- a CDS encoding NAD(P)/FAD-dependent oxidoreductase encodes MPDRAPASPVPHLAVVGAGPAGLAAALAAAARGVRVTLLDAGPQAGGQFHRRPAEGLGARRPQALHHAWRTAERLRKGLEVHVRAGRIRHLTEHQVWGVEPGPGTGFTVHALRGPEQREPVEVCADGLVLATGGYEQVLPFPGWTLPGVVTAGGAQAMLKGTLAVSGRTAVVAGTGPLLLPVAAGLAAAGVTVAALVESADPKALLGHAPVWAAHPAKLAEGAGYAAALLRHRVPVLTRHTVVEAHGTDRLEAVTVAALDAGGRVRPGTARRIPCATLAVGHGMLPQTDLAGTLGCRPDGLAVHVDAEQRTDVPGVWAAGEATGIGGAQLSFAEGHIAGRSAAARLHGRRPDPAAWARAARARDRARAFAAALDTVYAPPAHWTEQVTDDTTVCRCEEVTAGAVREAVTDLGAGDNRTVKLLTRAGMGWCQGRMCAPAVAALAGCRLSPSPRPFARPVPLGVLARRADDPDDTAHPTGRESG; translated from the coding sequence ATGCCTGACCGTGCCCCCGCATCCCCGGTCCCGCACCTCGCCGTCGTAGGCGCCGGACCCGCCGGGCTCGCCGCTGCCCTCGCCGCAGCCGCGCGCGGCGTGCGGGTCACGCTGCTGGACGCGGGCCCCCAGGCCGGCGGTCAGTTCCACCGGCGGCCCGCCGAAGGGCTCGGCGCCCGCAGGCCCCAGGCGCTGCACCACGCGTGGCGCACGGCGGAGCGACTCAGGAAGGGCCTGGAGGTCCACGTACGGGCGGGCCGGATACGGCACCTGACGGAGCATCAGGTCTGGGGAGTCGAACCCGGACCCGGCACCGGTTTCACCGTGCACGCCCTGCGTGGACCGGAGCAGCGCGAGCCCGTCGAGGTGTGTGCCGACGGTCTCGTCCTCGCCACCGGTGGCTATGAGCAGGTCCTGCCCTTCCCCGGCTGGACCCTTCCCGGGGTCGTCACCGCGGGCGGCGCGCAGGCCATGCTCAAGGGCACCCTGGCCGTGTCCGGCCGTACCGCCGTCGTGGCCGGCACCGGCCCGCTGCTGCTCCCGGTCGCGGCCGGGCTCGCCGCGGCCGGTGTCACCGTGGCCGCCCTCGTGGAGTCCGCCGACCCGAAGGCCCTCCTGGGGCACGCGCCCGTATGGGCGGCCCACCCCGCCAAACTCGCCGAAGGCGCCGGGTACGCGGCCGCGTTGCTGCGCCACCGCGTGCCGGTCCTCACCCGGCACACGGTCGTCGAGGCGCACGGCACCGACCGGCTGGAGGCCGTCACCGTCGCCGCGCTCGACGCCGGAGGACGCGTCCGGCCCGGCACCGCGCGGCGCATTCCCTGCGCGACCCTCGCCGTCGGCCACGGCATGCTGCCGCAGACCGACCTCGCCGGCACCCTCGGCTGCCGCCCGGACGGCCTCGCCGTGCACGTCGACGCCGAGCAGCGCACGGACGTGCCCGGCGTATGGGCCGCGGGGGAGGCCACCGGCATCGGCGGCGCCCAACTCTCCTTCGCAGAAGGGCACATCGCGGGCCGGTCCGCCGCCGCCCGTCTGCACGGCAGGCGGCCCGACCCCGCAGCGTGGGCGCGGGCCGCCCGAGCGCGGGACCGGGCGCGGGCCTTCGCCGCCGCCCTGGACACCGTGTACGCGCCGCCCGCGCACTGGACCGAGCAGGTCACCGACGACACGACCGTCTGCCGCTGCGAGGAGGTCACCGCCGGTGCCGTCCGCGAGGCCGTCACGGACCTCGGCGCGGGCGACAACCGCACGGTGAAACTGCTGACCCGGGCCGGGATGGGCTGGTGCCAGGGCCGGATGTGCGCCCCGGCCGTCGCCGCGCTCGCCGGCTGCCGACTCAGCCCGTCCCCCCGGCCGTTCGCCCGCCCCGTGCCCCTCGGGGTGCTCGCCCGGCGGGCGGACGACCCCGATGACACGGCACACCCCACTGGGAGGGAATCCGGATGA
- a CDS encoding dihydrodipicolinate synthase family protein, which translates to MTATEHRPWHGVLVATALPLDDDLRVDLGRYAEHCAWLVENGCDGVVPNGSLGEYQVLTPEERAKVVETAVKAVGGARVMPGVAAYGSAEARRWAEQARDAGCASVMLLPPNAYRADERSVLAHYAEVARAGVPVVAYNNPIDTKVDLVPELLARLHGEGYVQAVKEFSGDVRRAYRIAELAPDLDLLIGADDVLLELAVAGAKGWVAGYPNALPRACVELYRAATAGDIATARELYGRLHPLLRWDSRVEFVQAIKLSMDVVGRHGGPVRPPRVPLLPAQEAAVRAATEKAVAAGMA; encoded by the coding sequence ATGACCGCCACCGAGCACCGCCCCTGGCACGGCGTCCTCGTCGCCACCGCGCTGCCGCTCGACGACGACCTGCGCGTCGACCTCGGCCGCTACGCCGAGCACTGCGCCTGGCTCGTCGAGAACGGCTGCGACGGCGTCGTCCCCAACGGCTCGCTGGGGGAGTACCAGGTGCTGACCCCCGAAGAGCGTGCGAAGGTCGTCGAGACGGCGGTGAAGGCCGTCGGAGGCGCACGCGTGATGCCCGGTGTCGCCGCGTACGGCTCGGCCGAGGCCCGGCGCTGGGCCGAGCAGGCCAGGGACGCGGGCTGCGCGTCGGTGATGCTGCTGCCGCCCAACGCGTACCGTGCCGACGAGCGTTCGGTGCTCGCGCACTACGCCGAGGTCGCGCGGGCCGGCGTACCCGTCGTCGCGTACAACAACCCCATCGACACCAAGGTCGACCTGGTCCCCGAACTGCTGGCCCGGCTGCACGGCGAGGGCTACGTCCAGGCGGTCAAGGAGTTCTCCGGCGACGTCCGCCGCGCCTACCGCATCGCCGAACTCGCCCCGGACCTCGACCTGCTGATCGGCGCGGACGACGTCCTGCTGGAGCTGGCCGTGGCCGGCGCCAAGGGCTGGGTCGCCGGGTACCCGAACGCGCTGCCGCGCGCCTGCGTCGAGCTGTACCGGGCGGCCACCGCCGGCGACATCGCCACGGCCCGCGAACTGTACGGCCGGCTGCACCCGTTGCTGCGCTGGGACTCGCGGGTGGAGTTCGTCCAGGCCATCAAGCTGTCGATGGATGTCGTGGGCCGTCACGGCGGACCCGTGCGCCCGCCGCGCGTCCCGCTGCTGCCCGCACAGGAGGCCGCCGTGCGGGCGGCCACGGAGAAGGCCGTCGCGGCCGGAATGGCGTAG